A DNA window from uncultured Methanoregula sp. contains the following coding sequences:
- a CDS encoding methyltransferase domain-containing protein, with the protein MPDEKLPGGPTQDEILAISLFKLGLKSTDTVLEIGCGTGKVSVAMARASQKVCSIDIRPEAVALATKTAKEAGVHNIEFFTAEATAFVHKEGLYDCAFLGGTKNLLAILPVLAKKVRRTIVINAVLLSTLADAVNALQELGLFVEVVQVQVSRSYAIAGSVMFKPIDPVYVIVGRGAACS; encoded by the coding sequence ATGCCCGACGAAAAACTTCCCGGTGGTCCGACCCAGGACGAGATTCTCGCGATATCCCTCTTCAAGCTTGGCCTGAAAAGTACCGATACCGTTCTTGAGATCGGGTGCGGGACCGGCAAGGTCTCGGTCGCCATGGCACGAGCCTCACAAAAAGTCTGCTCGATCGATATCCGGCCCGAGGCCGTTGCCCTAGCAACGAAAACGGCTAAGGAAGCGGGCGTGCACAATATCGAATTTTTCACTGCCGAAGCAACGGCGTTCGTGCACAAGGAAGGGTTGTACGACTGCGCATTCCTGGGCGGGACCAAGAACCTGCTCGCCATCCTGCCCGTTCTTGCAAAGAAAGTCCGGAGGACCATCGTCATCAACGCGGTCCTCCTCTCAACGCTTGCGGATGCGGTCAATGCCCTGCAGGAACTCGGGCTCTTTGTCGAAGTCGTGCAGGTGCAGGTCTCGCGGTCGTACGCAATCGCGGGAAGCGTCATGTTCAAGCCCATCGATCCGGTCTATGTCATTGTCGGGCGGGGAGCAGCATGCTCGTAG
- a CDS encoding cobalt-factor II C(20)-methyltransferase → MLVGLGLGPGNPELLTLRAVRLLKEADGVFVPGRIAHDLVAPYREPVMLDFPMTDDERKIRKCLEENARKIAPVAENGLAVFGILGDPNFFSTFSRLCAVIAETHPKIEFRTEPGISSITAFAAAGGVSINEGFSVSDGTVSDTKVLMKVRKPKEKALQMRTEGYREFVLVERMYFPDMKVYRNDELPEKSDYMSVMYARK, encoded by the coding sequence ATGCTCGTAGGGCTCGGCCTCGGGCCGGGGAACCCCGAGCTCCTGACCCTGCGGGCAGTGCGGCTGCTGAAAGAAGCGGACGGCGTTTTTGTGCCGGGCCGGATCGCCCACGACCTGGTTGCCCCGTACCGGGAGCCGGTGATGCTCGACTTCCCGATGACGGACGATGAGAGAAAGATCCGGAAGTGCCTGGAAGAGAATGCCCGGAAGATCGCTCCCGTGGCAGAGAACGGCCTCGCGGTCTTCGGGATCCTTGGCGACCCGAACTTCTTCTCCACCTTCTCCCGGCTCTGTGCGGTAATTGCGGAGACTCACCCGAAAATCGAATTCCGGACCGAGCCCGGCATCAGTTCGATCACGGCCTTTGCGGCAGCCGGCGGGGTCTCGATCAACGAGGGCTTCAGTGTCTCGGACGGCACGGTCTCGGACACGAAAGTCCTCATGAAAGTGAGAAAGCCAAAGGAGAAGGCTCTGCAGATGCGGACCGAGGGTTACCGGGAGTTCGTGCTCGTGGAGCGGATGTACTTCCCGGACATGAAAGTGTACAGGAACGATGAACTGCCCGAAAAGAGCGATTACATGAGCGTGATGTATGCCCGCAAATAA
- a CDS encoding cobalt-precorrin-4/precorrin-4 C(11)-methyltransferase produces MPANNPEKVIWFVGAGPGDPELITVKGKNLLEKADVLIYAGSLVNPVLVASSKASEMVDSWGMHLDDMVALMADRVNAGKFVVRLHSGDPALYGSIVEQIAELKKLGIAVRIVPGVSSVFAAAAALTTEYTPRGVSETLIITRPAGKTLEKDYIAELSQYPATMAFFLGSEHFFDITTKLACPKDTPAAVIFHASWPDQKIILGTVADIAGKAKEAGITRSALLIVGKAVSGIASGYQRSHLYS; encoded by the coding sequence ATGCCCGCAAATAATCCTGAAAAAGTGATCTGGTTTGTTGGCGCCGGTCCCGGCGATCCCGAGCTCATCACGGTGAAGGGAAAGAACCTGCTCGAAAAAGCCGACGTGCTCATCTACGCGGGATCGCTTGTCAACCCTGTTCTCGTTGCATCGAGCAAAGCCTCCGAGATGGTGGACAGCTGGGGCATGCATCTCGACGATATGGTTGCGCTCATGGCTGACCGGGTGAATGCCGGGAAGTTTGTTGTCCGGCTTCACTCGGGCGACCCGGCGCTCTATGGCTCGATCGTTGAGCAGATCGCGGAACTCAAAAAGCTCGGGATCGCGGTCCGGATCGTTCCCGGTGTCTCCTCGGTCTTTGCCGCTGCTGCCGCCCTCACCACCGAGTACACCCCCCGGGGAGTCTCGGAGACCTTGATCATCACCCGGCCTGCGGGAAAGACGCTTGAGAAGGATTACATTGCCGAGCTCTCGCAGTACCCGGCCACGATGGCCTTCTTCCTCGGGAGCGAGCACTTTTTTGACATCACGACTAAACTTGCCTGCCCGAAGGATACCCCGGCAGCGGTGATCTTCCATGCCTCCTGGCCCGACCAGAAGATCATTCTCGGCACGGTTGCGGATATTGCAGGGAAAGCAAAAGAGGCCGGGATCACCAGGTCCGCACTCCTGATCGTGGGAAAGGCGGTCAGCGGCATTGCATCCGGCTACCAGCGCTCGCACCTCTACTCATGA
- a CDS encoding tetratricopeptide repeat protein — protein sequence MKKVKNINDYLREITEISEKNERSRFIFRGQTDLANEVESSAARRIRISLKVTSILIDSFIKYHERLVEIAKMKGYHRKENIELKDLELIAELQHFSAATFFIDFSRNPLIALWFAVNKNYETDGAVYLLDINDSHKIFQVTYNDIENKSIRTFLSESKIPEMPSVLPLWYWEPSNFNLRIPKQHSIFVFGPPIIPKDYFKIIYVDKDSKKTILKDLEKIYDINEISLFSDLPGFARANSTDTTFHEWEGFDYFLYGVNFVQRKEYKKAIEYLTESIKLDPNDFSVYSLRGITYFNLFTFGNVPKDEALLNLALGDFDKAIEINPDDIQSFIGRGMAFILLKNFKAAIDEFNKALKLCPESPLAYLQRGLANREMNKFEDAINDFSSAIKLEPKQMQHYRSRGITFLQMNQYKLALNDFNKAIDLDPTNPQLFNSRALAKYKMGLCQEAQIDEEMAKKLSET from the coding sequence ATGAAAAAAGTAAAAAATATTAATGACTATTTAAGAGAAATTACCGAAATAAGTGAAAAAAATGAACGTTCAAGATTTATCTTTCGGGGGCAAACGGATTTAGCAAATGAGGTTGAATCATCAGCCGCAAGAAGAATTCGAATTTCTCTTAAAGTGACCTCCATTCTAATTGATTCATTTATAAAATACCATGAGAGACTTGTGGAAATCGCAAAAATGAAAGGGTATCACAGAAAGGAGAATATCGAATTAAAAGATTTAGAATTAATTGCAGAATTACAGCATTTTTCAGCTGCAACCTTTTTTATTGATTTCTCTCGTAATCCGCTGATAGCTCTATGGTTTGCCGTAAATAAAAATTATGAAACAGATGGAGCAGTTTATCTTTTAGACATTAATGATTCTCATAAAATTTTTCAAGTAACGTATAACGACATTGAAAACAAATCAATTCGCACTTTTTTATCTGAATCAAAGATCCCAGAGATGCCTTCTGTTCTTCCCTTATGGTATTGGGAACCAAGTAATTTTAATTTACGAATTCCGAAACAACATTCAATATTTGTGTTTGGTCCTCCGATAATTCCGAAGGATTATTTTAAAATTATATATGTCGATAAAGACTCTAAAAAAACAATTTTAAAAGATCTTGAAAAAATATATGATATTAACGAGATTTCCTTGTTTAGTGATTTGCCTGGATTTGCACGTGCAAATAGTACTGATACAACATTCCATGAGTGGGAGGGATTTGATTACTTCCTATATGGTGTGAATTTTGTGCAAAGAAAGGAATATAAAAAAGCAATTGAGTATTTGACAGAATCCATCAAATTGGATCCAAATGATTTTTCAGTATATTCTCTTCGTGGAATTACTTATTTCAACCTTTTTACTTTCGGAAATGTCCCCAAAGATGAAGCGCTATTAAATTTGGCGCTTGGGGATTTCGATAAAGCTATTGAAATTAATCCAGATGATATCCAGTCTTTTATTGGACGAGGGATGGCATTTATTTTATTAAAAAATTTCAAAGCGGCAATTGATGAATTTAATAAGGCTTTAAAATTATGTCCAGAAAGCCCTCTCGCATATCTTCAAAGAGGGCTTGCAAATAGAGAGATGAACAAGTTTGAAGATGCAATAAACGATTTTAGTTCGGCAATAAAGTTGGAACCCAAGCAAATGCAACATTATCGTAGTCGAGGGATCACTTTCTTGCAAATGAATCAATACAAATTAGCTTTGAATGATTTCAATAAAGCCATTGATCTAGATCCAACTAATCCTCAATTATTCAACAGTCGAGCTCTCGCAAAATATAAAATGGGATTATGCCAAGAAGCACAAATTGATGAGGAGATGGCTAAAAAATTGAGTGAAACGTAA
- a CDS encoding ABC transporter permease translates to MDIVYTIWLRSMKRYLRSKSRIIGSISMPLFLLIFLGFGLNAVVTLPGSENYILFLMPGMVAMSVLFTSVFSGIQIIWDKQFGFLKETLVAPVSRLEIMLGQTFGGATTAFIQGVIILVLSLFIGLAIDNPARFLTAFVFMALIGISFTAFGIAIASRMEDMTGFQLIMNFVVFPVFALSGAFFPISSLPPWMGIVTLFDPLTYGVEGIRYGLTGASQISPLVCLAVIGSFALAMTAAGAFLFRKIRF, encoded by the coding sequence ATGGATATCGTGTACACCATCTGGCTCCGGAGCATGAAGCGGTACCTCCGGTCAAAGAGCAGGATCATCGGCAGCATCAGCATGCCCCTCTTCCTCTTGATCTTCCTCGGGTTCGGGCTCAACGCAGTGGTAACGCTCCCGGGCAGCGAGAATTATATTCTCTTCCTTATGCCCGGCATGGTCGCGATGAGCGTGCTTTTCACCTCGGTCTTCTCGGGGATCCAGATCATCTGGGACAAGCAGTTCGGATTCTTAAAAGAGACGCTCGTTGCACCGGTCTCGAGGCTCGAGATCATGCTGGGCCAGACGTTCGGCGGGGCCACCACGGCCTTCATCCAGGGGGTCATCATCCTTGTCCTCTCGCTCTTCATCGGACTTGCGATCGACAACCCGGCCCGGTTCCTGACCGCGTTTGTCTTCATGGCGCTCATCGGGATCTCGTTTACCGCATTCGGCATCGCGATCGCTTCAAGGATGGAGGACATGACCGGCTTCCAGCTCATCATGAACTTTGTTGTCTTCCCGGTCTTCGCGCTCTCGGGAGCGTTCTTCCCGATATCGAGCCTGCCGCCCTGGATGGGAATTGTTACTCTCTTCGATCCGCTCACGTATGGCGTGGAAGGGATCCGGTACGGCCTGACAGGCGCCTCCCAGATCTCCCCGCTGGTCTGTCTTGCGGTGATCGGATCGTTTGCCCTGGCCATGACCGCAGCCGGCGCATTCCTCTTCCGGAAAATCCGGTTCTGA
- a CDS encoding DUF2202 domain-containing protein, with protein MSRSIVFLVLLVVCVIAAAAGCTSQQAAKTPVTAPNVTIVVPNLSVVQSTFAVLPQAALNDTERSDILLLQEEEKFLTDVNAVLYTQHTDVPLFLSISNVSKMYQTADNAILQRYGIANPEKDLPGVFANQKVQLAYNNAVNTGSLSAKDALLVDATAEDMHIADLEAAISRTDNRDNIFIYRQELISSRNNMRAISQWIAAYGGVYTPTYLSPAYYNSLITTPAEYVPAIQ; from the coding sequence ATGTCGAGATCCATCGTCTTCCTTGTCCTGCTCGTCGTATGCGTGATTGCTGCCGCCGCGGGCTGCACGAGCCAGCAGGCTGCAAAAACTCCTGTGACTGCGCCGAACGTAACGATTGTTGTGCCGAACCTCTCGGTTGTCCAGAGCACGTTTGCCGTTCTCCCCCAGGCTGCCCTCAACGACACCGAGCGGTCGGATATCCTCCTCCTGCAGGAAGAAGAGAAATTCCTTACCGATGTCAATGCGGTCCTGTACACCCAGCACACCGATGTCCCGCTCTTTTTGAGCATCTCCAATGTATCGAAGATGTACCAGACAGCCGACAATGCGATCCTCCAGCGGTACGGGATTGCCAATCCCGAGAAAGATCTTCCCGGTGTATTTGCAAACCAGAAAGTCCAGCTTGCGTACAACAATGCGGTGAACACCGGCAGCCTTTCGGCAAAGGATGCGCTCCTTGTCGATGCAACGGCAGAGGACATGCATATCGCGGATCTCGAAGCGGCTATCTCGCGGACCGACAACCGGGACAATATCTTCATCTACCGGCAGGAGCTCATCTCGTCGCGCAACAATATGCGGGCCATCTCCCAGTGGATAGCTGCGTACGGCGGGGTTTACACGCCAACGTATCTCTCGCCTGCCTATTACAACAGCCTGATCACGACCCCGGCGGAATATGTGCCGGCAATACAATAA
- a CDS encoding MFS transporter: MIGLSATTIRRLITTTVVLGSFMGAADASIVIMAMPTLAGYFSVGTSEALWILISYLLVVTAFLIPVGRLGDLHGQKKIYIAGFALFTVSSALCGISADLTGLILCRALQGLGGAMIVSTGPAIISLAIPAEVRGRAFGYLSSANGLGLAAGFGLGGLILPFLPWQWIFFINIPIGIAAWGIAYFCIPPDMPHRAAQCLKFDVFGALLIMLSAGLFVYILSIGHELGFTNPVILAAGILSLVSCAAFIAYERRQSSPLIPFMLLKNPAVGFGFGATLVHRIVIAGMTFLLPLYFVLVLGYSTAFTGFLLFVPSLVIMVTGPVAGSLSDRWGSWGLCVLAGFLLLLSLVLFIVCHDTSALILIIPALLLRAASIGLFVSPNLRSILSSVPREHRGAVSAIWSFVSYLASIIGIAIFESIFDIWIRDNGPEGIPGAIHLVNTFPALVNGFQIAFLAGMVFVFCMIVLTVLIKDGDPYGKEEPARCEMPETAAE, translated from the coding sequence GTGATCGGGCTATCCGCAACAACTATACGGCGCCTTATCACGACGACCGTTGTGCTCGGTTCGTTCATGGGGGCGGCCGATGCAAGTATCGTCATCATGGCGATGCCGACCCTGGCCGGGTACTTCAGTGTCGGGACGAGCGAGGCCTTGTGGATCCTGATATCCTATCTCCTTGTCGTCACGGCGTTTCTCATCCCCGTTGGCCGGCTCGGGGACCTGCACGGGCAGAAGAAGATCTATATCGCGGGTTTTGCACTCTTTACCGTAAGTTCCGCTCTCTGCGGGATCTCGGCAGACCTGACCGGCTTGATCCTCTGCCGGGCTCTCCAGGGACTGGGCGGGGCAATGATCGTCTCCACCGGCCCGGCCATCATCTCGCTTGCGATTCCGGCAGAGGTTCGGGGCAGGGCGTTCGGGTACCTCTCATCGGCAAACGGGCTTGGCCTTGCAGCCGGGTTCGGCCTTGGGGGTCTCATCCTGCCGTTCCTCCCGTGGCAGTGGATCTTCTTCATCAACATCCCGATAGGAATTGCAGCATGGGGGATCGCATACTTCTGTATCCCCCCGGACATGCCGCACCGGGCAGCGCAGTGTTTGAAGTTTGACGTTTTCGGTGCACTTCTCATTATGCTCTCGGCCGGACTGTTTGTGTACATCCTCTCGATCGGCCATGAACTCGGCTTCACGAATCCGGTCATTCTTGCAGCGGGGATACTCTCGCTGGTCTCCTGCGCAGCATTCATTGCATACGAACGCCGGCAGTCTTCGCCTCTCATCCCGTTTATGCTGTTGAAGAACCCGGCAGTCGGGTTCGGGTTCGGAGCAACCCTGGTCCACCGCATCGTGATCGCCGGGATGACGTTCCTTCTCCCGCTCTACTTTGTGCTGGTACTGGGATATTCAACAGCGTTCACCGGGTTCCTTCTCTTTGTCCCGTCCCTGGTCATCATGGTGACCGGGCCGGTGGCCGGATCCCTGTCAGACCGGTGGGGTTCGTGGGGGCTCTGCGTGCTTGCCGGATTCCTCCTCCTCCTCTCGCTTGTCCTCTTCATTGTCTGTCATGATACGTCGGCTCTCATTCTCATCATCCCCGCCCTTCTCCTGCGGGCTGCCTCCATCGGGCTGTTCGTATCGCCGAACCTGCGGAGCATTCTTTCATCGGTTCCCCGGGAGCACCGGGGAGCCGTGTCCGCCATCTGGTCCTTTGTAAGCTACCTTGCCTCCATCATCGGGATTGCGATCTTCGAGTCAATCTTCGATATCTGGATCCGGGACAATGGTCCGGAGGGAATACCCGGCGCTATCCATCTTGTCAACACGTTTCCTGCTCTCGTCAACGGCTTCCAGATCGCGTTCCTGGCCGGCATGGTCTTTGTCTTCTGCATGATCGTGCTGACCGTCCTGATAAAGGACGGGGACCCGTACGGGAAGGAAGAACCTGCCCGGTGTGAAATGCCGGAAACAGCCGCAGAGTGA
- a CDS encoding PAS domain S-box protein gives MSPSTRNTLSLRLLLIEDDRVDQMAFIRHFHLEHPACLVRVAGSLAEAREILAREHVDIVICDFYLGDGTPFDIIPDLRSRGIPVIIVSGAEDEDSAAEAIRNGAYEYLVKDQNYNYLKVLPRTIEQALGENTSCTPAHPGGVAEPVSPVVPDTSAPSDKEEIQLRRLVIDQSELIARYRPDGTILFVNDVYCRYFGKTRGELIGQPFRMYLPDEDREALAQEHSLMSIENPSGTFEHRIIFPNQRQRWIRRTDRALFDESGNIIEFQMVATDITEKREAEDALRESEERYRMLAEHAFDGILIQDLTGSILYVNQSIVRMFGYSRIEEVLGKNTLSFVAPEFREIAIRDLQNVISGNQGYLQKYTAIKPDGKRIVLESVGTLIQYQGKTANIVALRDVTERENAQTQLQNELARKKDFINVAAHELRTPLQPVIGYLGLLLDESAGFRIPADALAILKKIRSYVDSERHLVNQILELSLLESVHEHFWPQLMPVAVREQIELVIHQGGYDTQATISVNIPEGLTITSNGPYIHEIMDEILVNAINYSHPPRVIAIDARETASELQIAVTDNGIGIPSEKLETIFDPFYISDADKLARKYGRLGVGLTMARSRATRLKGTLVASSVFGKGSTFTLTLPKDSGA, from the coding sequence ATGTCCCCGTCCACAAGAAACACCCTGAGTCTGAGGCTGCTTCTTATCGAGGACGATCGGGTAGACCAGATGGCCTTCATCCGGCACTTCCATCTGGAGCATCCGGCCTGCCTGGTCCGGGTTGCCGGCTCGCTTGCCGAGGCCCGGGAGATCCTGGCACGCGAACACGTGGATATCGTTATCTGCGATTTCTATCTTGGCGATGGCACCCCCTTCGATATCATCCCGGATCTCCGGTCCCGGGGGATCCCCGTCATCATTGTCTCGGGTGCGGAGGATGAGGACTCGGCTGCCGAGGCGATCCGGAACGGGGCGTACGAATATCTGGTCAAGGACCAGAATTACAATTATCTCAAGGTTCTTCCCCGGACCATCGAGCAGGCGCTGGGAGAGAACACCTCCTGCACCCCGGCCCATCCCGGGGGAGTTGCGGAACCTGTCTCCCCGGTTGTTCCGGACACCAGCGCTCCATCGGACAAGGAAGAGATCCAGCTCAGGCGTCTTGTCATCGATCAGTCCGAGCTCATTGCCCGGTACCGCCCGGACGGGACCATCCTTTTTGTCAACGATGTCTATTGCCGGTATTTCGGCAAGACCCGGGGAGAGCTCATCGGGCAGCCGTTCCGCATGTACCTGCCTGACGAGGACCGCGAGGCTCTTGCACAAGAGCACTCCCTCATGAGTATCGAGAATCCCTCGGGAACGTTCGAGCACCGGATCATCTTCCCGAACCAGCGCCAGCGCTGGATCCGGCGGACCGACCGGGCGCTCTTTGACGAATCCGGCAATATCATAGAGTTCCAGATGGTGGCAACGGATATCACCGAGAAGCGGGAGGCCGAGGATGCGCTCCGGGAGAGCGAGGAGCGCTACCGGATGCTGGCGGAACACGCGTTCGACGGGATCTTGATCCAGGACCTGACCGGTTCCATCCTGTACGTCAACCAGAGCATCGTGCGCATGTTCGGGTACTCCCGGATAGAAGAGGTTCTGGGAAAAAATACCCTCTCGTTCGTGGCCCCGGAATTCCGGGAGATCGCTATCCGCGACCTGCAGAACGTCATCAGCGGAAACCAGGGGTATCTCCAGAAATATACGGCCATCAAACCGGACGGGAAGAGGATCGTTCTCGAATCGGTCGGGACGCTGATCCAGTACCAGGGCAAGACGGCAAACATCGTGGCCCTGCGGGACGTGACCGAACGGGAGAATGCCCAGACTCAGCTCCAGAACGAACTTGCCCGGAAGAAGGATTTCATCAATGTCGCAGCCCACGAGCTCCGCACCCCCCTGCAGCCGGTCATCGGGTACCTTGGTCTCCTGCTCGATGAGAGTGCAGGGTTCCGGATCCCGGCCGATGCTCTTGCAATCCTCAAGAAGATCCGGTCCTATGTGGATTCCGAGCGGCACCTGGTCAACCAGATCCTGGAGCTGAGTCTCCTTGAATCGGTTCACGAACATTTCTGGCCGCAGCTGATGCCGGTTGCCGTCCGGGAGCAGATCGAGCTCGTGATCCACCAGGGCGGGTACGATACCCAGGCCACCATCTCGGTCAATATCCCGGAAGGACTGACCATCACGAGCAATGGCCCGTACATCCATGAGATTATGGACGAGATCCTTGTAAATGCGATCAATTACTCGCACCCGCCCCGGGTCATCGCCATCGATGCCCGGGAGACCGCAAGCGAATTGCAGATAGCGGTCACCGACAATGGCATCGGCATTCCCTCTGAAAAACTGGAAACTATTTTCGATCCTTTCTATATCAGCGATGCCGACAAGCTTGCCCGGAAGTACGGCCGGCTCGGCGTGGGCTTAACGATGGCAAGAAGCCGGGCCACCCGGCTGAAAGGAACGCTTGTTGCATCGAGCGTCTTTGGCAAGGGGAGCACGTTCACCCTGACCCTGCCAAAGGACAGCGGGGCATAA
- a CDS encoding response regulator → MKDEKAILLVEDDMVDMMSVKRALKELQVTNPLYHVENGEEALEFLRNPANVKPAIILLDLNMPKMNGHEFLAIAKKDEDLKRIPVIVLTTSRGELDKVQSFDQGVAGYMIKPVDYQQFVEVMRTIRLYWTLSELPG, encoded by the coding sequence ATGAAGGACGAGAAGGCCATCCTCCTTGTCGAGGATGATATGGTTGATATGATGTCGGTGAAGCGGGCCCTGAAAGAGCTCCAGGTGACAAACCCCCTGTACCATGTGGAAAACGGCGAGGAGGCCCTGGAGTTCCTAAGAAATCCGGCAAATGTGAAACCGGCCATCATCCTTCTCGATCTCAATATGCCCAAGATGAACGGGCACGAGTTCCTGGCCATTGCGAAAAAAGACGAGGACCTCAAACGGATACCGGTGATCGTCCTCACCACTTCCCGGGGAGAGCTGGACAAAGTCCAGAGTTTTGATCAGGGGGTTGCCGGGTACATGATCAAACCCGTAGATTACCAGCAGTTTGTGGAAGTCATGCGCACCATACGGCTCTACTGGACCCTGAGTGAATTACCCGGCTGA
- the cbiG gene encoding cobalt-precorrin 5A hydrolase produces MTGTVVVALKRFLPDAERIASFLDAEVIEYSPAVFSDNFPVVRRIVALMSMGIVVRGIAPLLKDKWNDPSVVVVSPDFRFAIPLLGGHHGANELAKELAGLGLVPVITTATEATGRDSVEAIADRAGCDIVNKDSTRQVNAAMLDDDVPVHAVKGPGIVIAGPDVSFLVKKGEYTVGVGCRKGVAADEVSQAIRQALAESDIEPENVLVYATTAKKLHEAGLSEGVGAVSGNLIFLDDDTINAIGGTSPSRAGKIGLLGVAEPAALAVSRQKKLVMQKKVYGRVTVAIAH; encoded by the coding sequence ATGACTGGGACCGTTGTTGTTGCCCTGAAACGTTTCCTTCCCGATGCAGAACGCATAGCTTCCTTTCTCGATGCCGAGGTTATCGAGTACTCCCCGGCCGTCTTTTCCGATAATTTCCCGGTTGTCCGGCGCATCGTTGCCCTGATGTCGATGGGCATCGTTGTCCGGGGGATCGCCCCGCTCCTGAAAGACAAATGGAACGACCCGTCGGTCGTGGTCGTGAGCCCGGACTTCCGGTTCGCCATTCCGCTTCTCGGCGGCCACCATGGGGCAAACGAGCTGGCAAAGGAGCTGGCCGGGCTCGGGCTTGTTCCCGTCATCACCACCGCAACCGAAGCCACCGGCCGGGATTCTGTCGAGGCGATCGCGGACCGGGCCGGCTGCGATATCGTGAACAAAGACTCCACCCGGCAGGTGAATGCCGCGATGCTGGATGACGATGTGCCGGTCCACGCGGTCAAAGGACCCGGGATCGTGATTGCCGGTCCCGATGTCTCGTTCCTGGTAAAGAAGGGAGAGTACACGGTCGGTGTCGGCTGCCGCAAAGGGGTTGCGGCCGATGAAGTTTCCCAAGCGATCCGCCAGGCGCTCGCTGAGTCGGACATTGAGCCGGAGAACGTGCTCGTATATGCCACGACCGCAAAGAAGCTCCACGAGGCCGGGCTTTCCGAGGGTGTCGGGGCAGTTTCTGGCAATTTAATATTCCTGGACGATGATACAATAAACGCTATTGGGGGAACCTCACCCTCGCGGGCCGGAAAGATCGGCCTTCTCGGGGTTGCAGAACCCGCAGCGCTTGCTGTTTCTCGGCAGAAGAAACTGGTCATGCAAAAGAAAGTTTACGGGAGAGTCACGGTTGCCATCGCACACTAA
- a CDS encoding ATP-binding cassette domain-containing protein translates to MTIAIHIENLTRRFGDLVAVDNISFDIDHGEIFGLLGPNGAGKTTTLSMLSTMLEPSSGTATINGIDITKDEDGVRRSIGIVFQDQSLDEELTAYENMDFHGRLYRIPKETRNARIEELLRLVELYDRKGDLVKTFSGGMRRRLEIARGLLHHPSVLFLDEPTLGLDPQTRNLLWEYIATLAKEKGITIILTTHYMEEADRLCNRIAIIDHGKIIAMDTPEKLKDLIGGDVVTIGSADPEKIVALLSGTGAKKTEIHENKVIVSLANAEQHISEIVLLLSENRIPIDSIAIRKPTLEDVFLFFTGKTIREQEADTKEMMRRHQKMMRH, encoded by the coding sequence ATGACCATAGCAATACATATTGAGAATCTCACCCGGCGCTTTGGCGATCTCGTTGCGGTTGACAATATATCGTTCGATATAGATCACGGCGAGATCTTCGGCCTGCTCGGCCCCAACGGGGCCGGCAAGACAACAACGCTCTCCATGCTCTCAACCATGCTTGAGCCAAGCTCCGGCACGGCTACCATCAATGGCATCGATATCACAAAAGACGAAGACGGGGTGAGAAGATCCATCGGCATCGTCTTCCAGGACCAGAGCCTTGACGAGGAACTGACCGCGTACGAGAACATGGATTTCCATGGCCGGCTCTACCGGATCCCAAAAGAAACCCGCAATGCCAGGATCGAAGAACTCCTCAGGCTCGTGGAACTCTATGACCGGAAAGGCGACCTGGTCAAGACATTCTCCGGGGGCATGAGGCGCCGGCTCGAGATCGCCCGGGGGCTCCTCCATCACCCGTCGGTTCTCTTCCTTGACGAGCCCACGCTCGGCCTCGACCCCCAGACCCGCAACCTGCTCTGGGAGTACATTGCAACGCTTGCAAAGGAGAAGGGGATCACAATAATCCTCACCACCCACTACATGGAGGAGGCGGACCGGCTCTGCAACCGGATTGCCATCATCGACCACGGGAAGATCATTGCCATGGATACTCCCGAGAAACTCAAGGATCTCATCGGGGGCGATGTCGTGACCATCGGCTCAGCGGATCCCGAAAAGATCGTAGCGCTTCTATCCGGCACAGGGGCCAAAAAGACAGAAATCCACGAGAACAAAGTGATTGTCAGCCTGGCAAACGCCGAGCAGCACATCAGTGAGATCGTTCTCCTCCTCTCGGAGAACAGGATCCCGATCGATTCGATCGCCATCCGGAAACCGACGCTTGAGGATGTCTTCCTCTTCTTTACCGGTAAAACGATCCGGGAACAGGAGGCCGATACAAAAGAGATGATGCGCCGGCACCAGAAAATGATGAGGCACTAA